In Colletotrichum destructivum chromosome 1, complete sequence, the sequence GCTCGGCCCCGCGCTCAATGCAGCTGCCCCGTCACCTCCGGCGTGCTTCAGAGGCTGCTCGCTGGGAATGTCACGCGATGTCGTTTGTTGGTGGGACTGCTGGATGGGCGGCGTCGCTTCGAGGCTCTTGCGTTCCGTCTCGTCGAGGCCCGCAAAGACCGGGTCGTCGGCCGAGAGGACGGATGACCTCTTGGCCGACCAGGTCTGCGCCGGCGCCTTTCTCGGCTTGAATGGGTTTCGCATCGTGACGATCTAGGGGACGGACTGACAGTCTGCCGGCTGGTTGAGAACGAGTTGGCTGGTGGTGCGAATCCGATTCTGGAGTCTAGCCGAGAACACCTTGACTTGAAGTGGATTAAGTATTGCTAAACAGCGGCGGGAGACGTGGGCTGGATGAAATGGATCATGAATGACAAGCGGCATGTAGGGTATGTTTCTGTGGTTTTGTAGAGGGATGCATGAATGTTGTGGTGCCGGGGCTACGCCGCATACGgccgctgcgccgccgcaACCCATTGGGACAGGGGGAACAATTGACATGCTTCGGAGAGCCCTGCGGTGTGCCAAAGGTTGAAATGGTGCTAGTGGTGATCATGTGAGGGTTGTAAGATGGATGGAACGGGCTCTCCGTCTGCCGACCATCCCTGCCAGAGCGTAGGCAACAGTTCAGCCCCTCCAGTTGCCGACTCCATCTGCCCTTCCTGTGCCCGATAAGCCCATTCGGCTGATTTTAATGACGCCGAAAGAGGGAACAAGAAGGCGGAGCAATTGGTTTCGTGGTCAGTTGGAGGAGGTGTGAGCATTcagaccaagaagaagttcCCGGGGAGAGTAGCCCAGCCATCCATCAATAAGGCACCGAGCGAGGAGTCGATCAAGCAATTCAGCAGGGTCTTATCTGAACGCTTGGCAAGGCGCTTTGCATGTTCATCAACCGGGGGGGGACTACatcgtacatcgtacatcgtacatcgTAATACACGTGGGCTCAGTAACCCCAATAACCCTTGACAAGGTATGCTCCATAGGCCGCAAGTGTGCCAACCACACCGATGCTGCCGAAATAGCCAATGGGTCGACCGTTGCCGGTTCCCTGGACCTGCATGATACCCAACTCCGCGTGGACCACACGAAGAACCAGGAAACTCCCGAGGAGCCAGCCTAGGGCCTTGCGGCTGCCCCCGTTCAGCTCGACCAGCGACGCAAGGACAAACGCCCACGGCACGTTCTCGGCAAAGTTGGCATGCGACCGCGAGGCGAGGTAGAGCTTGTTGGCACCGGGTGATTTCTTCGAGTCCGCCCCGGGCTTGGAGGAGTCTTGACCGAGGTAGTGTTTGTCTTTGAGCCGTTCGCCGACCACTCGCAGGCTGAGGAATGCGTAGTACACTGCGAATGGGAGCGCGAAAGTGCCCGTTACAGCTGCGTGGTGGAGCACTGAGTCAGTTCGGTCGTCCGGATAGCATCcgtgggggaggaggaggggggcacTTTTGCGGTGCACGATGCGACAAACTTACGCAGCAGCTTCGGGACCGTAGTCAGGCCAATTGGTTGGGTGCTCATGTTTGCGAGTGACGAGTGAATTGGTTGGATGCTCGTTTTTGTTCTTGGGAAGTTAGATCTCGTAGCCTTTCGGTTGTATAAAGAACACTTATAAGATGCGAGAGAACTTCACTACGTCTGTCTGCCCGGGAGTTGTTCAGATAATTACGTATACGGACCACCCGGGCGTGATGACGATGGCCCGTCTCTAGTGGCGACCCTGCAGTTAACCGTGACATCATGCATTATGAACCATCCCGTTCGAGCACGGTTGTGCGTCACCCAAAGCTAGTCTTACCATGTTCGTCCAGAGTCGTGTTCGTGTCAGTATCCATCGGTGGTTCCGGCGACAAAGACTCTATCTAGCCAAACCTCGTTGGGGGGTTTAGAGCGCTATCTCATGACGGCGGGCGGACGTCGGATACCACGGCGAGTCAGAGTGATTGTCACTAAATAATAAGGTCGATCGATACGGTTTCTTTCCTTGGTGGTCGTCCGTCTGAATGTCATTTAATTCAGTAGGACGAGGGGTGCTACTCATCATTGTCATCATTGTAGCAGGATCAAAACATTAGGGGGCCGATACCAAGGCTCAATCAACATTGTGAGCAGAGTAACTAACAGTTCTCCTAGATTAAAAGATTATGTCGCTGACATTCTTCGCTATGCAACACCCGAAGCAAAATGAGAAAGCCCCGCGTCCCATACCATACGAAAATAGCGCACTCGTGTCGTATCGGTGCAGGTCTAGATTATTATCCAGTGCCCTTCAGGCGCAGACAACCTTGAAGCTCAGAAGCTTCTGAGCACCATCGTCAACATTGATCCCTTCGCACGTCTGCACGTTGACCTTTTGGGCAGCACCTTCACATCTTGCTGTGGGATACACGAATACTTGAAGACAATCAGCACCCATCATACATGAATGGGGACGGCAAGAGGGATAAGGTGCTAACCTTCGCAaccgtcgacgaggctgttgagACGGATCGACTTGACATCATCGCCCGGCGCATTAAATGTCGGCTGGCAAACATTGGTCTGCGACGTGGTGATGGTCCACACGCCGAGGTTGCCCTCTTGAGCACAGCCCTCTGCGCTCCAGATCCGGAAGTTGGTAATGTGCGGGTCTGCGATGGCCTGACGGGGCACGGCGCTGGCTTCAGTTCCGAGCAAAAGAGCAGCGGCCCCGGTAAAGATGGTAATGAGAAACATGTTGTTCTGTGAGGAGGTTTGGTGAGGACAGTAGTTGAGATTTTATGTGTGAACCTTCTCCTGAACGAGGAATGTATCGAGATCTACAACCGTATGTGACTGAAGTTTAGGTCGAATGTGTCTAAAAGATGAGAGTATTGAGTCTGGCTATAGTGAGGGCAAGATAGAAAAAGGGAATTGCGGTAGTAGCTGTTTTATAGAACCCAATCGAACTTCAATCACACCAAGAAGAACCTTGGGCTCTCGAGCTCTCCCGGTCGTTCGTCGTCACTGGTCAGAGAGTCAAGACTAGTCTTGTGACTATGAGGCTGCTGCCCTACATAAGCCCATGTTGACCGACAGTGTCAATCATTTCTTTCTTTCCAAAAGGAAACACGAACGATCAGCATGACGAAGACTTGGGTCTTACATACGCCTGGCTCGTATGTGCGCACCCGAGGCTTGCAGCAAACAAAGCTTTCGGGTACACCATCGCGCAGGTGTCACCGGAATCCTGTAGACCGCTTTGTCGGGACCTCCGACCTTGAGCAGTCCTCGCATCGTATGTTTTTCCACACCAGGTGATTTTGATTGTTTAGGAGAAAAGAGAGCAACGGCGCTAGACTCTATTTAAAACGATTTCCAACATTTGGCGTAAAACGGTATGATGTTTGAACGTTCCCTGCATCGGGAAGCATTCTTCTTTCGAGTATTCCGCAAGCGTCACCGACAACTCTCCACGTCGATCAGCGGGGCTGGGGTTGAACATGGAAAACGTTACTGTTCCGTTACACGCCCTTCTTGTGAGAGAGGCTCCCGGTAGAGCTCCGATCTTCGGTCTAGCAGGCCTCCAGAGCTTCGAAATGGTATGAAATTGATAGGATGCAAGTGTGCCGTACGCCGTGGAGGGAGTGGTTCGCAAACTCGGACCCAGTAGCGTAGAAATGTCGTGTAATGTTTCCTCGCATCAGACTTACACGAGGGCTCGGTGGCTCAATGAACAGAACATCGTTCGGCTGGCAGACGTGTACGCGCCATTTGGGCCATTGGACCACCGAGCCCAAGTCTCGTGCAAGATTACTGCGCTTTGGAGGTCACAAACCAAAAACGATTGAGTGTCATTAGGAAGATGGATCATAACAGAGGCAGAAGATGTTTCTCTTGATTTGTGCATCTCTATCACGCGCAATGACTCGCAATGACTCCCCTTTCTTTCATCGATAGATGATCTGCCTTGGCTACCTGTGGAGCTGCCCAAGGGGTATGTTGTTTCTCATGGGAACCAACAATAGGGCTCCCGAATCATAGCCCAGATCAAGTGAGGCCGCGACTGTCCAGACTTGGCTATATCAGCGCGATGgacctcgacatcatcgaaCCCGATGTTCGAATACAACGAGTGACCCGCTTCCGTAGACTCGAGATAGATCGGGATATCCAGACGGAGAGATTCTTGAATGCCGAAAGCCATCAGGTGCTGTCCGACACCACGCTGTTGATACATCGGGTCCGTGACTAGGATATGCAAGTCTACAGGCGTCATGTCTCAGCGGAGAGTCTTTTTCACGGCGCTCACAATCCAGAGACCAAGCAGGGAACTCACAGATACATGGCTTGCCTCCCATCAAACGATTTCGCATCTCTTCAACCCCGCCAAAGACTGCTTTACACACGTCGACGTTGGCTGCGGCGCCCCACGAGGACGGTTTGGACTTGGCGTAGGGCATGCCACTCGGGTAGACATTCCACTTGGCGAACCCCACGATCGCGCTGTCGCCTCGCCGCTCGGTGTCCACCGCTACGAACATACGAGCGGTTGGGTCCTCGCGGAGCTGCCTCGACAGGTCGTCCGTCCGGAGGCCAAGGAATCCATCTTTCGGCACGTAGCCGGGAAACTTGACCTTGAAGAATGGGTTGTTGGCGAACGCCTGGTGCCCTATCTCGGCACAGCGCCTGAGGTCGCGGTCCAAAGCCTTCCGTATTTCGATGGGCATTGCTGTGCAGAAGTGAGGACTCGTAGGCAGGCTTACAACGTCGCAGTCATCTGCCAAGATACCGCTCACAGAGACTGTAGTACAGTAATGTTTTTATAGAGATCGCGAGACGCTTCGAATAGAGAGTACACCCGGAGCAGATATGACGTCTATGAAATTGCAGAGGATTAGAACTTTATCAGGTGGATGTGGAACACGGAAGGGTACGGTGACGGGCACACAACTCAATGCTCGGAACCGATTCAGTCGGATGCCAACGTTTATCGGAGCTTCGGAACAAAGCTTTTTGATGGTATTGAACGGCCGCTGGGTCACGGTCTATTGGACGCATGATTAGAATTACGTGTGGTCAGTGGTCACCATGCCATAGGCTGGATTGAGTTCTCACGCTACCGGAACTGCCCTTCGGATCAGACGAAGACATTGAAGTAGCGAATCGGGTCCATTTCTTCCATTATTACAGTTTACTCATCTAACCCgttttcctctttttttcctgTTTTGGCTTCTGAAAGAAATCCAGTGCTCGCATGAGAAAGCGCTTCCGAACGTCTGTTCATGATACACAAGCTGGATATGCGCATCAGCGTTGATTATTTCCACGCATACACACATTCAGTCACTGACATCACTACGCAGTAGAGTAATTGCAATGTCCGCTCGTGGCAGATTATTAATTTGGTACTTTTGTGTCACGTCTCATGAACCAGGAGACTTTTTTCTCAACTGACGTCCAAAATAAGTAATTGCAGCTGCGGTGTTCGATATTTCGAGAATGTCTGTGTTCCGAGACAACATACAGTTCTGCCATGCTCGTTCCGAAGAAAAACTGCTTCGGTCAGAGATTAAGGTCAgtggggagagggggaaaaaccCGTACCTTTTGAGCAGAAAAGAAACCACGTCTGCTGAAGCTGCGAGTCGGTCAGACCTGACAGGTTTTCTACATCCACTACGTCGGGGATACTCTCACGATAGATTCCATGTCACAGTAAGCCTTGGTAGAAGGTGATGAACTGATAAGCTTGTCGATGAGATTTCCGATGTGCGCGGAGTCCTCAAGATCCAACCCTGTCGTCACGCAGGAAAAACGCAATTCACTTGGCTCTACTCGCATGTTGCAATTTCTTTTTGAATGGAATCTATCGAGTCGTTATCATCAGTCATTCCTCCTTCTCTACTTCCACGCAGCCAGAGCCTTCTTTGTCTCCGCCTTGACATCgctctcctgcaggcccaagAGCTTCACCGCAGCATTGTCCTTCGTGGCCTTtccgttgccgtcgccgaagaTGTGCTGCTGGAGCAACTGGATGAAAGCGCTGTAGTCGCCCTTGGCCAGTTTCTCATCGGCGGTCTTCTCCAGGTCCGAAGTCTTGACGTTGTTGACGGTGAAGGTGGAGCCGGTCTGCTCCTCGACCACCTTGAGCAGCTCGCGCTGGGTTGTTGTGAAGGATGCGACCTGGATGTACTTGTTGGCGGTCGCCTCGAGGTTCTTCAGCACGCCGGCGACAGATTCTCCGATGAAGCCGAGGGTGGACGGAGACACAGGCTCGTTGCCCGAGTCGAAAATGTTGACAGTCTTGTTCTTAACGTCAAAGCCCAGAAGACCGCCGCTGAAGTCCTGTAATTTTTGTGTTAGTCCCAGCCCCGGTTCATCCTTGCAAGCTTGAAATCAATGGGGGATCGGTGACTTACCCAGTCAAAGAACGGCCCGACAGCAATGCCGGTCCAGGTGAATGAGCTGTTCTTCTCGGAAAGCTCGGTCAGGTAATCAACGGTCTGGATCTTGGGGGTCAAGATGCCGCCGATCTTGGTGCCGCGGGCCTCCCGGGTGTTGATGCCAAACTCGGAGGGAATGAAACgcttgacgccggcggcaagaGCAGCGTCAGCGAGGGTCTTCTGGCTGGCAAAGCCGGCTGTTCCAACGATGGAGACAACGGCGTCCTGGCCCCGGAGGGCAGCGGTCACCTCCTCGAGCGAGTTGATGTCGATCTTCTTGACAGTCACTTCAGAAGGGAATGTTGCGGAAGACTCCTTTCTAGAGAGCGCCGTGACTTCGAAAAGGCCCGTCAAAAGACCGCGAATGATTCTGGGGCCAAGGTTTCCAGAACCCTAAGGGGGAGTTAGCCAGAGAGGTTTTTAAAATGGTTCTGGTGGCCTGCTGGCGGCTTGGGCCTCATTGACTTACTCCGACAACGGTGACCTTCTTAATCGCAGACATGATGATGGGGGCAATGTGATAAAGAGACTGATAAGTTGGGATGGAATTGCTTTATTAGATGCAGTCGGTGGCACGGAGTTGTTGGAGTGAGTAACTCCTCTGTTTGCTTGTTTGCGTGGGAAAGACAAGCGGCTTATATGTCCGTCCTGTTGAGCGGTCGTCAAACTTCAACCCCGCCTCGATCCCGCCATCGCGCAATAACCCGACATCTGGCATGATTGAGTGCATCTAGCACGCGAGATCCACCACCGGCTCTCATTGAGCATTATCAATCAGCCAACTCCCCGCAGGGGACGGCCCCTCACGGCGAGCGGATGTTAGCAAGGTCCGACACCTCTGTCTCGAACGCTGCCTCAGCGAATCGGAACCAGTTTGCCTCCGGAATCAATTTGCTCCCGGGCACAGTCATGATGAGCAACGAAGAAGCTTCGACGCGCTGGTAGAAGCTGGATGCACTTAGACTCGGCACTGTGCCTACGGACAACCAAAAGCAACACAGATCCCGTCGGCCCCTTGTACAGGGATGGTGGATTACATGACCAATCTATCTGCCTTTAGTAACACGGAAAGACTACGGAGTATTTCGAACCACCCGAGAGCGTTGTCGCAGAAAGAAATGCGGCGACGTAAGGTAGTGCATCGTTAGGCCTTGGAAGCACCTACAGAACTCCATCGGTCTGCACTCGAGCAGGTCATTAGGCACATCAAAGATGAATGAAGGAAGTACTTATGCTTCTGCAAATTTTGACCTGAAGACAGTGAGTCGGAAGGCTCAAGTTGGTGTGTAAAAACAATTATGCTCATGACGACAGCCGTCTCGAGTCCTCGAACCTCTTCAAGCACGTCGAGAATCAAAAGCAAACCATGTTCCTATTCAAATATAATCATGCGCCATCAACCAACTATTGAGCGTGTGCCCGCTTACAAGACTTGCCACATAACAGAGCTCCAAGAAACCAGCCCCCATTCGGCTTCTTGTCCAATCGTGCATCCGCTTGCTTCAGGGCACAACCAAAAGCACCAACAGAATAATGTGCTGTAGCTTCCTATCCCTCTCACACTTCGGAATAGTTCCCCACACTCAGTCCTACTTCCACGCCGTGGCCAATGAACTGTTGCGATCCGCCCTGGGGATTCCCGAGGGAGAATCAATTCTAACCTACAAGACCCTTAAAATTGCTTTTGCATGTCACTTCTCAGTCTTTAGTGGTCCGTTTCGTTGCGGACACACCTCCTGTTACCAGCTGAAATTCTTCTCGTGTTTGTGGCGACATGGAGGTATGTGAGGCTCAGACAAGCTGTGATAGCGTCGGGCGGGAGACACGTAGGGAAATAAGGCTCGCGCCGTCCGGCGTACGGGTTGACCAGTTATGGGGAGATTTCTGTGGTGGACGAGGAAATCTGGTCGAAACCCAACATTCCAGCTCCAAGGTCACTGCAGCCCACGTGCCGAACTTTTGGCACTAGAAGAGAGGAATGATGCCGGAGTCAACGCGAGTTGACTTCGAGACACAGATACATGTGTGGCTGGCTCGTTGGACTGGATGCTCAAAGACTTTAGTAGTTTTGTGTCCATCGTAGagaactgctgctgctgctgctgctgctctcccGTAGCTGCAATCTGACAGACAAACAGACAGACATGTGTTTGAAAACTTATAAGAACAGGGAGGAAAATTGTCAACTTTGTCATTTTCTAGCATAGTTCACAGCTTCAACCACAGTCCTTTCCGGCAACACAATTCAGTCATTACCGCCGAAAATGTCGCTCTTTAATCCACGCACGCTCGTTGCCGCCCTCTTGCTGGCACCTACATTCGCTTTGCCTGCTTCTGAAGCCAAGCCGGCCCGACTGGAGGAGAGGAATATCGGCAACGACGGagagctcgccgccgcgaacCCCCGTGCCGCATTCTTCCGAAAGGTCGTTGACGACTCCTGCTACACGAACTCCAGCAAGGTGCCGACTCCGAAGGACGTTCCGCTCAAAGTGGGCATCattggaggaggggcggcAGGTCTCTACGCTGCCATTCTGCTGGACTCTCTCGGTATCGACTACGACATCCACGAAGTGTCCGGCCGCGTCGGTGGGAGAGTATTTACTCATCACTTCGATCAGCAGGCATGGGACCAGTCGACGCCCGACGATCCTGCGTACTACGACTACTATGTGAGCGAGTTGGGACAACATGAATCGCTTGTCCGAGTCTTCCTTGCTGACGTGACGTACAGGACGTGGGAGCGATGCGTTTCCCGCCCATGCCCTACATGGACCGCATCATCGGCAACAAATCATGGAGTCTCATCCCTTACATCAACAAGCAGGTCTCCGAACGCGACCAGGTGGTCCAGAAGCACTACATCTTCAAGACGGACAACACGCTGAGACGCTACAACGGCGTCACGTCCCTGCTCCAAGAACCCACCTCGGCGTCTCCCGACCGATACGACGTGCCCGTCTTCGACTCGGCCTTTGAGACGCAGTCCGCAAGCACGGTCTGGGCGGACCAGGTCAAGTTCATGACCGACGCGCTGACGGCGGACTTCACCTCCGGGTTCAACCTGCTCATGGAGTACGACTCCGTGACGGTGCGGCAGTTCCTGCTGGACCAGGGCTTCACCAACACCGAGATCGACTGGCTGGAGACCATCAACGACGCCACCGGCCACTACGACATGTACTCCATGTCCCAGGCCGTGCTGGAGCAGTGGATCTTTGACAGcgccgacatcaacaagTGGACCctcatcaacggcggcatGGACATGCTGACCAAGGGCATgaacctcgtcgtcaagaacAAGCCCGTCCTCCACAACAGGGTCACCGACATCAAGAAGGGCCCCAGCGGCACGCTgaaggtcgtcgtcaacggcaccgaGGAGTACAGCTACGCCCACGTCATCTCGACCGTCCCGCTGGGCGCTCTCCAGGTCATCAACATGACCGAGTTGGATCTGAGCTACTTCGAGAACAATGCCATCCGCACCTTGAAGTACGTTTCTTTTGTTACAGATTGATTGAGGAGCGAAGACATACTGACGTTGGATGGCTGCAGCTACGATCCCTCAACCAAGGTCGGCTTCAAGTTCAAGACCCGGTGGTAAGCAGAttcttctctcccttttgAGGAACCCAAAACACGAGACGTTCTCgggacttttttttttattttttttagCTGACACTGGTTCTTTATCAGGTGGGAGAACCTCACGACCGGCAACTTTCAGGGCGGCCAGTCCTTCACCGATCTCCCCATCCGCCGCTGCGTGTATCCCTCCTACGGCATCGACGTGCCGAACGCGCCCGGCTCCATGATCGCCAGCTACGTCTGGGGCCAGGACGCCTCGCGCCTGGGATCGTACCTGAACCCGCACAACCCGACGACGCAGGCGCCCTACCAGCCCGAGAGCGCCGACGTCCTGATCGACGTGATGCTCAGGAACCTGGCGGAGCTCCACGGCGTGTCTCACGAGTTCGTCCTCTCGCAGTTCGAGACCTACCACGCGTACGACTGGTACGGCTCGGCCTACTCCAACGGCGCGTTCGCCATCTTC encodes:
- a CDS encoding Putative membrane-associated, eicosanoid/glutathione metabolism (MAPEG) protein, which codes for MSTQPIGLTTVPKLLPVTGTFALPFAVYYAFLSLRVVGERLKDKHYLGQDSSKPGADSKKSPGANKLYLASRSHANFAENVPWAFVLASLVELNGGSRKALGWLLGSFLVLRVVHAELGIMQVQGTGNGRPIGYFGSIGVVGTLAAYGAYLVKGYWGY
- a CDS encoding Putative amine oxidase, FAD/NAD(P)-binding domain superfamily — its product is MSLFNPRTLVAALLLAPTFALPASEAKPARLEERNIGNDGELAAANPRAAFFRKVVDDSCYTNSSKVPTPKDVPLKVGIIGGGAAGLYAAILLDSLGIDYDIHEVSGRVGGRVFTHHFDQQAWDQSTPDDPAYYDYYDVGAMRFPPMPYMDRIIGNKSWSLIPYINKQVSERDQVVQKHYIFKTDNTLRRYNGVTSLLQEPTSASPDRYDVPVFDSAFETQSASTVWADQVKFMTDALTADFTSGFNLLMEYDSVTVRQFLLDQGFTNTEIDWLETINDATGHYDMYSMSQAVLEQWIFDSADINKWTLINGGMDMLTKGMNLVVKNKPVLHNRVTDIKKGPSGTLKVVVNGTEEYSYAHVISTVPLGALQVINMTELDLSYFENNAIRTLNYDPSTKVGFKFKTRWWENLTTGNFQGGQSFTDLPIRRCVYPSYGIDVPNAPGSMIASYVWGQDASRLGSYLNPHNPTTQAPYQPESADVLIDVMLRNLAELHGVSHEFVLSQFETYHAYDWYGSAYSNGAFAIFGPGQFSSTLPWLMRPAANGHLHFGGEALSSGHAWIIGAVNSAWRTVFEILDTEGLEDKKKEFVDQWGVIDEVDMGWYNWSPEGEP
- a CDS encoding Putative NmrA-like domain, NAD(P)-binding domain superfamily translates to MSAIKKVTVVGGSGNLGPRIIRGLLTGLFEVTALSRKESSATFPSEVTVKKIDINSLEEVTAALRGQDAVVSIVGTAGFASQKTLADAALAAGVKRFIPSEFGINTREARGTKIGGILTPKIQTVDYLTELSEKNSSFTWTGIAVGPFFDWDFSGGLLGFDVKNKTVNIFDSGNEPVSPSTLGFIGESVAGVLKNLEATANKYIQVASFTTTQRELLKVVEEQTGSTFTVNNVKTSDLEKTADEKLAKGDYSAFIQLLQQHIFGDGNGKATKDNAAVKLLGLQESDVKAETKKALAAWK
- a CDS encoding Putative GNAT domain, acyl-CoA N-acyltransferase, which codes for MPIEIRKALDRDLRRCAEIGHQAFANNPFFKVKFPGYVPKDGFLGLRTDDLSRQLREDPTARMFVAVDTERRGDSAIVGFAKWNVYPSGMPYAKSKPSSWGAAANVDVCKAVFGGVEEMRNRLMGGKPCIYLHILVTDPMYQQRGVGQHLMAFGIQESLRLDIPIYLESTEAGHSLYSNIGFDDVEVHRADIAKSGQSRPHLIWAMIREPYCWFP